One Cuculus canorus isolate bCucCan1 chromosome 2, bCucCan1.pri, whole genome shotgun sequence genomic region harbors:
- the BASP1 gene encoding brain acid soluble protein 1, with amino-acid sequence MGGKLSKKKKGYSVNDEKAKDKDKKAEGAATEEEETPKEAEDAQQTTETTEVKENNKEEKGEKDTQVAANKTEEKEGEKEKTVTQEETQKPEPEKSESVVDGKVEPQKNNEQAPKQEEPTAASAPAASSEAPKTSEPSNEAKAPQPSEATAPSKADDKSKDEGEAKKTEAPTTPAAQETKSEVAPASDSKPSSSEAAPSSKETAAATAAPSSTAKVSDPAAPPEEAKPSEVPATNSDQTIAVQD; translated from the coding sequence ATGGGAGGCAAACTGagcaagaagaagaaggggTACAGTGTCAATGACGAAAAAGCTAAAGACAAAGACAAGAAGGCTGAAGGAGCAGCAactgaagaagaggagactcCAAAAGAGGCTGAGGATGCCCAGCAAACCACAGAGACCACAGAAGTGAAGGAGAACAACAAGGAGGAGAAGGGTGAAAAAGATACTCAGGTCGCTGCAAATAAGAcggaagaaaaagaaggagagaaagagaaaacagtgacCCAGGAAGAAACTCAGAAACCAGAACCAGAGAAGTCAGAGTCAGTTGTTGATGGAAAAGTAGAGCCACAGAAGAACAATGAACAGGCACCCAAGCAAGAGGAGCCAACTGCGGCCTCTGCTCCGGCTGCCAGTAGCGAAGCACCCAAAACTTCTGAGCCTAGCAACGAGGCAAAAGCTCCCCAGCCTTCAGAAGCCACAGCTCCCAGTAAAGCAGATGACAAGAGCAAAGACGAAGGGGAAGCCAAAAAGACTGAGGCTCCCACAACGCCTGCAGCCCAAGAAACTAAAAGTGAAGTGGCCCCAGCTTCAGACTCAAAACCTAGCAGCAGCGAGGCTGCACCTTCTTCCAAGGAGACCGcggcagcaacagcagcacctAGTTCCACTGCTAAGGTCTCAGACCCTGCAGCCCCACCAGAGGAAGCGAAACCGTCTGAAGTTCCAGCGACTAATTCGGATCAAACCATAGCAGTGCAAGATTAA